A genomic stretch from Antarcticibacterium flavum includes:
- the gldJ gene encoding gliding motility lipoprotein GldJ encodes MRTNVAFKTLFTIAIGVSLFSCNSKKDSSRATGWDINSKDGGFQYKTDYKEQETAPGLVFIEGGTFTMGRVQDDVMHDWNNTPTQQHVQSFYMDETEVTNLMYMEYLDWLKSVFPPSEENYRNIYNGAVPDTLVWRNRLGFNETMVMNYLRHPAYANYPVVGVNWIQAVEFSKWRTNRVNELILEKEGITQQGARFNVDAETTFDTDTYLNAPSQTYGGNEELLRGGNKADNYGTTPVDGGEARNIYVQRKDGVLTPEYRLPTEAEWEYAALGMSSIRSYNVYRGRKKYPWDGQYTRSGDPRRMGDQLANFKQGAGDYGGIAGWSDDGADITAEVKSYEPNDFGLYDMAGNVAEWVADVYRPIVDDEFNDFNYFRGNVYTKNAINEDGSVKIVTPNEIQFDTLSSGRIVARALPGQIAQDPITESDTYMRTNFDSSDNRNFRDGDKSSTRYFEPFQDVDSPNRRMYNSPQYGVVEDTVTGGVRPNYDAAKRTTLISDEVRVYKGGSWRDRAYWLDPAQRRYFPQDMATDYIGFRNAMSRVGSKSKDKNKSARN; translated from the coding sequence ATGAGGACTAATGTAGCCTTTAAAACACTTTTCACTATCGCCATTGGCGTAAGTCTTTTTAGCTGTAACTCCAAGAAGGACAGCTCACGGGCAACCGGCTGGGATATAAATTCCAAGGATGGAGGCTTCCAGTACAAAACCGACTATAAGGAGCAGGAAACCGCCCCAGGGCTTGTTTTTATAGAAGGCGGTACTTTTACTATGGGTCGTGTTCAGGATGATGTTATGCATGACTGGAACAATACTCCTACACAGCAGCACGTGCAATCCTTTTACATGGATGAGACAGAGGTTACCAATCTTATGTACATGGAATACCTGGACTGGTTAAAGAGTGTCTTCCCTCCCAGCGAAGAAAATTACCGTAATATATATAATGGTGCAGTACCAGATACCCTTGTGTGGAGAAACCGTCTTGGTTTCAATGAAACCATGGTGATGAACTACCTGCGCCACCCGGCATATGCCAATTACCCTGTAGTTGGAGTTAACTGGATACAGGCAGTAGAATTCAGCAAATGGAGGACCAACCGTGTGAACGAACTAATTCTAGAGAAAGAAGGGATCACACAGCAGGGAGCAAGATTTAATGTAGATGCTGAAACAACTTTTGATACAGACACCTATCTAAATGCACCAAGCCAAACTTATGGCGGGAATGAAGAATTACTTCGTGGTGGAAATAAAGCAGATAATTACGGCACCACCCCCGTAGATGGAGGGGAAGCAAGAAATATTTATGTACAGCGTAAAGACGGAGTGCTAACTCCTGAATATCGACTACCTACAGAAGCCGAATGGGAATATGCAGCACTGGGAATGTCCAGTATAAGAAGCTATAACGTTTATAGAGGTAGAAAGAAATATCCGTGGGATGGCCAGTATACGAGATCTGGGGATCCACGAAGAATGGGAGACCAGCTTGCCAACTTTAAGCAGGGAGCAGGAGATTACGGCGGGATCGCAGGTTGGAGCGATGATGGTGCAGATATTACTGCTGAAGTTAAATCCTACGAACCAAATGATTTCGGTCTATATGATATGGCCGGGAATGTGGCCGAATGGGTTGCCGATGTTTACCGACCTATAGTTGATGACGAATTCAATGACTTTAATTATTTCCGCGGAAACGTCTATACCAAGAATGCCATAAACGAGGACGGATCAGTCAAAATAGTAACTCCTAATGAAATACAATTCGACACTCTTAGTAGCGGAAGGATCGTTGCCCGTGCATTACCGGGACAAATAGCACAGGACCCGATAACTGAGTCTGACACTTATATGAGAACTAATTTTGACTCCAGTGACAACCGTAATTTCAGAGATGGGGACAAAAGTTCAACACGTTATTTCGAGCCGTTTCAGGATGTAGACAGTCCAAACCGCAGGATGTACAACTCTCCTCAATATGGGGTGGTTGAAGATACTGTTACAGGTGGTGTAAGGCCTAATTACGATGCTGCAAAGCGTACTACCTTAATAAGTGATGAAGTTAGGGTTTACAAAGGAGGTTCCTGGAGAGACAGGGCATACTGGCTGGACCCTGCACAAAGAAGATATTTCCCACAGGATATGGCCACAGATTATATTGGATTTAGAAACGCCATGTCAAGGGTAGGATCAAAATCCAAAGACAAAAATAAATCGGCCAGAAATTAG
- a CDS encoding UDP-N-acetylmuramoyl-tripeptide--D-alanyl-D-alanine ligase produces MKIDQLYQLFLESEGIATDTRSIRTNQIFFALKGDNFNGNTFAWQALKKGASYAIIDQEEFAKDDRYVIVKNVLQTLQDLATYHRTNLGLPLLAITGSNGKTTSKELIYAVLRKKFETIATPGNLNNHIGVPLTLLSLKPTTEFGIIEMGANHHGEIQRLCEIALPDYGYITNFGKAHLEGFGSLEGVVTAKSELYDHIKTHGKHLFLNADDKVQKKHLNYSPNYSFGENPAANVKVSYEMHRETAAVKSEGENYQSSLTGSYNAVNIAAAICIGKYFEIPEENIRKAILDYSPKNNRSQIIKAGDNTLLMDAYNANPTSMKAALESFSRSKAPNKVVILGDMFELGKDAAMEHQEIVNYLEKSNFSTILLTGENFSQTNTDEKKIRRFRNFEELKRALEENIPEGAFILIKGSRGMALERVESILKNR; encoded by the coding sequence ATGAAAATCGACCAACTCTACCAGCTTTTTCTTGAAAGCGAAGGAATAGCTACAGATACCAGAAGCATACGTACCAATCAGATCTTTTTTGCTCTTAAGGGGGATAATTTCAACGGTAACACCTTTGCCTGGCAGGCTCTAAAAAAAGGCGCCTCATACGCCATCATAGATCAGGAGGAATTTGCAAAAGATGACCGCTATGTTATAGTTAAAAATGTGCTGCAAACGCTACAGGACCTTGCTACGTACCATAGAACCAACCTTGGGCTTCCCCTACTGGCCATAACTGGAAGCAATGGAAAAACCACGAGCAAGGAATTGATCTATGCCGTCCTCAGAAAAAAATTCGAGACCATAGCCACCCCGGGAAACTTAAATAACCATATTGGTGTCCCCCTCACATTACTCTCCCTGAAGCCCACCACAGAATTTGGCATAATTGAAATGGGGGCAAATCATCATGGGGAGATCCAAAGACTGTGTGAAATAGCGCTTCCAGACTATGGTTACATCACCAATTTTGGAAAGGCACACCTTGAAGGTTTTGGAAGCCTGGAGGGGGTGGTCACAGCTAAAAGTGAATTATATGATCATATAAAGACACATGGAAAACATCTGTTTTTAAATGCCGATGACAAGGTTCAAAAGAAACATCTTAACTATTCCCCCAATTATTCATTTGGCGAAAATCCTGCTGCAAATGTAAAAGTATCCTATGAGATGCACAGGGAAACAGCCGCAGTGAAAAGTGAAGGTGAGAATTATCAAAGTTCCCTCACAGGGAGTTATAATGCAGTAAATATTGCAGCCGCAATATGTATTGGCAAATATTTTGAGATACCTGAAGAAAATATCAGGAAAGCCATTCTGGATTATTCTCCTAAAAATAATCGCTCGCAAATAATAAAAGCAGGAGATAACACTCTCCTTATGGATGCCTATAACGCAAATCCTACAAGTATGAAAGCTGCTTTGGAGAGCTTCTCCAGGTCTAAAGCGCCGAATAAAGTAGTAATACTTGGGGATATGTTTGAACTTGGGAAAGACGCCGCAATGGAACACCAGGAGATTGTGAACTATCTTGAAAAGTCAAATTTCTCCACTATACTGCTTACCGGCGAGAATTTTTCTCAGACCAATACCGATGAAAAGAAAATAAGAAGATTTCGAAATTTTGAGGAGCTAAAAAGGGCTCTCGAAGAAAACATTCCAGAGGGTGCATTTATTTTAATTAAAGGCTCGAGAGGAATGGCTTTAGAGCGGGTCGAAAGCATCTTAAAAAACAGGTAG
- a CDS encoding IS1380 family transposase, with amino-acid sequence MKIIKSNPISAFGGANFVFDYLNKMNIDQICNDRLPPMVNQSKYSWKDIFYSLKTVYLCGGDYIEDLQAHLKPHFTNNPFVKLASPDTVLRRLSQLSEQTQSCKTKRGVVTHQYCTNSKLESLNIDILKKLGVFKSDKLTIDYDNTIIFNEKEDSKMTYKRNYGYQPGVCTINEENILYIENRNGNSDAKSFQLDTLKRVFDLLDSQKIKKVHNFRADAASYQYDVISFLQSKVDNFYIGCRNSYVEKYFSQVGQWEEMKCEDGTMEVGSIEITPFKRQSPSNKAQTYRLVVKRKPKKDRQIDLITQDIYDYRAIITNDFDLDTKGVAAFYNQRGNMERQFDILKNDFGWNNMPFSSLNKNLVFLYFTAICRNLYNKIIQHFSKTNRYLKPTYRMKKFIFRFIILPAKWIKQSRQLKLRIYSYNHYQT; translated from the coding sequence GTGAAGATAATAAAATCCAATCCGATCTCCGCTTTCGGAGGAGCAAATTTTGTTTTTGACTATTTGAACAAGATGAACATCGATCAAATTTGTAATGACAGGCTTCCTCCAATGGTCAATCAAAGTAAATATTCCTGGAAAGACATTTTCTATTCTTTGAAAACAGTCTACCTCTGTGGAGGAGATTATATCGAAGATTTACAAGCACATTTGAAACCCCATTTCACTAATAATCCTTTTGTAAAACTAGCAAGTCCTGACACTGTTTTAAGAAGACTATCTCAACTTTCCGAGCAAACTCAATCTTGTAAAACCAAGCGAGGTGTTGTAACTCATCAATATTGTACAAACTCAAAATTAGAAAGTCTGAATATAGATATTCTTAAAAAGCTTGGAGTTTTTAAGTCTGACAAGCTTACTATTGATTACGACAACACGATTATTTTCAATGAAAAGGAAGATAGTAAGATGACGTATAAAAGGAATTATGGATATCAGCCCGGAGTATGTACCATAAATGAAGAGAACATCCTATATATTGAAAACCGGAACGGAAACTCGGATGCAAAATCTTTTCAGCTAGACACCCTTAAAAGAGTATTTGATTTATTGGATTCCCAAAAGATCAAAAAAGTCCATAATTTCAGAGCCGATGCGGCATCATACCAATATGATGTCATTTCCTTCTTACAAAGTAAGGTTGATAATTTTTACATAGGATGCAGGAACAGCTATGTTGAAAAATATTTTTCCCAAGTTGGCCAGTGGGAAGAAATGAAGTGTGAAGATGGGACCATGGAAGTAGGATCTATTGAGATAACCCCCTTTAAACGACAGTCCCCATCAAATAAGGCACAAACATATAGACTCGTTGTAAAAAGAAAACCAAAAAAAGATAGGCAGATAGACTTGATTACTCAAGATATTTATGATTATAGAGCCATAATAACAAATGATTTTGATCTGGATACCAAAGGTGTTGCAGCGTTTTACAACCAAAGAGGAAATATGGAGCGCCAGTTTGATATACTTAAAAATGATTTTGGTTGGAACAATATGCCTTTCTCATCCTTGAACAAAAATCTTGTCTTCTTATACTTTACGGCAATATGCCGGAATCTCTACAATAAGATAATCCAGCATTTTTCTAAAACGAACAGGTATCTAAAACCCACTTATAGGATGAAAAAATTCATTTTCAGATTTATCATATTACCTGCTAAATGGATCAAACAAAGCCGCCAACTCAAATTAAGGATTTATTCATACAACCATTATCAAACATAG
- a CDS encoding bifunctional folylpolyglutamate synthase/dihydrofolate synthase, protein MFRQLPMYQRIGAGAFKKDLTNTLELATHLGDPHKKFKSIHVAGTNGKGSTSHMIASILHEAGFKVGLYTSPHLKDFRERIKINGREIPEENVIGFIEKNQGFLSSHKLSFFEMTVGMSFDYFAREQVDIAVIEVGLGGRLDSTNIITPILSVITNIGLDHVEMLGGTLAEIAGEKAGIIKEGIPVVIGERSEETSPVFIATAALNNAEITFAEEEFIADYNSDLKGDYQKKNIQTVITAVKKLQKDWNISEADIINGLQKVKENTGLRGRWDLIGEQPKIICDTAHNAEGLQWVMKQLQKEQYDRLFIVLGVVNDKDLEKILPLFPVDATYFFTRPDVPRGLDAEILKEKATKFYLRGEVRSTVTEALNAAKNEAGKSDLIYVGGSTFTVAEII, encoded by the coding sequence ATGTTCCGCCAGTTGCCAATGTACCAGCGAATAGGAGCAGGTGCTTTCAAAAAGGACCTTACCAATACCCTGGAGCTTGCAACTCATCTAGGTGATCCCCACAAGAAATTCAAATCCATCCATGTAGCCGGTACCAATGGTAAAGGCTCCACAAGCCATATGATCGCCTCCATTCTACATGAGGCTGGTTTTAAGGTAGGACTTTATACCTCGCCGCATCTCAAAGATTTTAGAGAAAGGATCAAGATAAACGGCAGGGAGATACCTGAGGAAAACGTCATTGGTTTTATTGAAAAGAATCAAGGATTTTTAAGCTCTCATAAACTTTCATTTTTCGAGATGACCGTGGGAATGTCCTTTGATTATTTCGCCCGGGAGCAGGTCGATATTGCGGTTATAGAGGTAGGCCTGGGAGGAAGGCTGGATTCAACAAATATAATTACCCCAATACTTTCGGTGATTACTAATATTGGGCTGGATCACGTGGAAATGCTCGGGGGCACCCTTGCAGAAATTGCAGGAGAAAAAGCTGGAATCATTAAAGAAGGGATCCCGGTAGTGATAGGGGAGCGTAGTGAGGAAACCAGCCCGGTCTTTATTGCTACAGCTGCTCTTAATAATGCTGAGATCACTTTTGCTGAAGAGGAATTCATTGCAGATTATAACAGTGATTTAAAAGGAGATTACCAAAAAAAGAATATCCAGACTGTAATAACTGCCGTGAAGAAGCTGCAAAAGGACTGGAATATTTCAGAAGCTGACATTATAAATGGACTTCAAAAAGTAAAAGAAAATACCGGGCTTAGAGGCAGGTGGGATTTGATAGGGGAGCAGCCAAAGATAATTTGCGATACGGCCCATAATGCTGAAGGTTTACAATGGGTGATGAAACAGCTGCAGAAGGAGCAGTACGATCGTCTATTTATAGTACTTGGAGTCGTGAATGACAAGGACCTGGAAAAGATCCTTCCCCTGTTCCCAGTAGATGCTACTTATTTCTTTACCAGGCCAGATGTGCCACGTGGACTTGATGCTGAAATATTAAAGGAAAAAGCTACAAAGTTCTACCTGCGGGGGGAAGTAAGATCAACAGTCACAGAGGCTTTGAATGCAGCAAAGAATGAGGCAGGAAAAAGCGATCTAATTTACGTTGGAGGTAGTACTTTTACTGTGGCAGAAATAATTTAA
- a CDS encoding energy transducer TonB: MSFLKTKHEKKSFTITVVLHVLLILLLLFVGMQYLDPPPERGIAINFGTSDVGSGDVQPNEPVKAAPQPTTSPQVSQPKPVVEEVVTQETVDAPVVEKKAEKKPVVQEKVAEPKPVPPAPKPDPTPEKSTTDALSSILNGPRSEGTATGGEGNDNVAGDKGSRDGDPNASAYYGNGLGLDGDGNYRLGGRRALNKEKFVQDCNESGLVVVQIEVNQNGQVTKATPGVKGTTNSSSCLLDPARRAALATRFNSDANAPSRQVGTIIYNFKLSE, encoded by the coding sequence GTGAGTTTTTTAAAAACCAAACACGAAAAGAAGTCTTTTACCATCACGGTAGTGCTACACGTGTTGCTTATTCTTTTATTGCTTTTTGTGGGGATGCAATATTTGGATCCACCACCAGAGAGAGGAATTGCTATAAACTTTGGAACATCAGATGTTGGTTCTGGCGATGTGCAACCTAATGAGCCGGTAAAAGCCGCGCCACAGCCTACTACCAGTCCCCAGGTTTCTCAACCTAAACCTGTTGTGGAGGAAGTGGTAACCCAGGAGACAGTAGATGCTCCTGTGGTCGAGAAGAAAGCAGAGAAAAAACCAGTGGTACAGGAGAAAGTGGCAGAACCAAAACCAGTTCCTCCTGCGCCAAAACCAGATCCAACTCCAGAGAAGTCTACTACAGATGCTTTAAGTAGTATTCTTAATGGGCCCCGCAGTGAAGGTACTGCAACAGGTGGTGAGGGAAATGATAATGTAGCCGGAGATAAGGGAAGCAGAGATGGGGATCCAAATGCCAGTGCTTACTATGGAAATGGCCTTGGCCTTGACGGTGATGGTAATTACAGGCTTGGTGGCAGGCGTGCATTAAATAAGGAAAAGTTCGTGCAGGATTGTAATGAATCTGGACTGGTAGTAGTACAAATAGAAGTGAATCAAAACGGACAGGTTACCAAGGCTACTCCGGGAGTAAAAGGCACAACCAACAGTTCTTCGTGCTTATTGGACCCTGCGAGGCGTGCTGCTCTCGCTACACGTTTCAACAGTGACGCAAATGCTCCTTCCAGGCAGGTAGGAACAATTATCTACAACTTCAAATTATCTGAATAA
- a CDS encoding ExbD/TolR family protein: protein MNLRSRNKISADFSMSSMTDIVFLLLIFFMLTSPAITPEALDLILPKAKGKTTTVQNISVSITKDLQVYINNERVSQSALESTLKERLAGEDDPTIILRAEEGVPIERAVQVMDIANRNRYKIVLAVKPE, encoded by the coding sequence ATGAACTTAAGAAGTAGAAATAAAATTAGTGCCGACTTTAGCATGAGTTCCATGACAGATATTGTATTCCTGTTATTGATCTTTTTCATGCTCACGTCGCCCGCGATTACTCCCGAGGCTTTGGACCTAATTTTACCAAAAGCAAAGGGAAAGACCACAACTGTTCAAAACATATCTGTAAGTATTACAAAGGATTTGCAGGTATATATAAATAATGAAAGGGTGAGCCAATCTGCCCTGGAAAGTACTTTAAAGGAAAGACTTGCAGGAGAAGATGATCCTACCATAATTTTAAGGGCTGAAGAAGGCGTGCCAATTGAAAGAGCCGTACAGGTAATGGATATTGCCAACAGGAACAGGTATAAGATCGTATTGGCTGTAAAGCCCGAATAA
- a CDS encoding MotA/TolQ/ExbB proton channel family protein: MLYFFQQDDLAQGAQEVEPVVEEKTLSLFDLMLSGGLGGQIIIGILFILLFAAVYIYFERLFAIKAATEVDQNFMLQIKDSVLNGNIESAKIRCAQTNSPVARLTEKGISRIGSPLEDINTAIENAGRLEVYKLEKNVSILATIAGAAPMIGFLGTVIGMVLAFHELATSSGQAEMGLLAEGIYTAMTTTVAGLIVGIIAYIGYNHLVVKTDKVVHQMEATAVDFLDLLNEPA; the protein is encoded by the coding sequence ATGCTATACTTTTTTCAGCAAGATGACCTTGCCCAGGGAGCCCAAGAGGTGGAGCCGGTTGTAGAAGAGAAGACCCTCTCGTTATTTGATTTGATGTTAAGTGGTGGCCTGGGAGGCCAGATCATTATTGGTATATTGTTCATACTTCTTTTTGCGGCAGTATATATCTATTTTGAAAGGTTGTTTGCAATAAAAGCAGCAACAGAAGTAGATCAAAATTTCATGCTGCAAATAAAGGATAGCGTCCTCAATGGGAATATAGAATCGGCCAAGATTCGTTGTGCCCAAACCAATTCTCCCGTAGCCAGGCTTACTGAGAAAGGAATATCCAGGATAGGAAGTCCCCTGGAAGATATTAATACCGCTATTGAAAATGCCGGAAGGCTTGAAGTTTACAAGCTGGAGAAGAATGTAAGTATCCTGGCTACAATTGCTGGAGCTGCTCCAATGATTGGTTTCCTTGGAACTGTAATTGGTATGGTATTGGCATTCCATGAGCTGGCAACCAGTAGTGGGCAGGCAGAAATGGGATTACTTGCTGAAGGGATCTATACCGCGATGACCACCACAGTGGCAGGATTAATTGTGGGTATTATAGCATACATTGGCTATAACCACCTGGTGGTGAAGACAGATAAAGTGGTGCACCAAATGGAAGCTACAGCAGTAGATTTCTTAGACCTGTTAAACGAGCCTGCTTAA
- a CDS encoding Glu/Leu/Phe/Val dehydrogenase dimerization domain-containing protein — translation MKELLNLYENKAPEIVFNWKDPETDAEGWTVINSLRGGAAGGGTRMRKGLDMNEVLSLAKTMEVKFTVSGPAIGGAKSGINFDPADPRKKGVLERWYKAVSPLLKSYYGTGGDLNVDEIHEVIPITEDCGVWHPQEGVFSGHFHPTEADKINRIGQLRQGVIKVLENSTYSPDVTRKYTVADMITGYGVAEAVNHYYAIYGGDVKGKKAIIQGFGNVGSAAAFYLSKMGVKIIGIIDRVGGLINEDGYSFEEMQELFLNKEGNTLKHPQLIPFEEINEKIWDLEAEIFAPCAASRLVTQEQIERLMKGGLEVISSGANVPFADKEIFFGPIMEYTDERVSVIPDFIANCGMARVFAYFMERRVQMTDEAIFNDTSITIRSAIQKTFDHNSSKKDISKTAFEIALKQLV, via the coding sequence ATGAAGGAATTACTTAATTTGTATGAGAACAAGGCGCCAGAAATAGTATTTAACTGGAAAGATCCCGAGACCGATGCAGAGGGTTGGACGGTGATCAATTCTTTGAGAGGGGGAGCTGCCGGTGGTGGTACCAGGATGAGAAAAGGCCTTGATATGAATGAGGTACTTTCTTTAGCAAAAACAATGGAGGTGAAATTCACGGTCTCTGGCCCTGCAATTGGTGGTGCAAAATCTGGTATAAACTTTGACCCGGCAGATCCGCGTAAAAAAGGTGTTCTTGAAAGATGGTATAAAGCGGTTTCACCTCTACTAAAAAGCTATTATGGAACAGGGGGAGACCTTAATGTAGACGAGATCCATGAGGTGATCCCTATCACAGAGGATTGTGGGGTTTGGCATCCACAGGAGGGAGTTTTTAGCGGCCATTTTCACCCTACTGAAGCCGATAAAATCAACAGGATTGGACAGCTACGCCAGGGGGTTATTAAGGTTCTTGAAAACTCTACCTATTCCCCGGATGTTACAAGAAAATATACTGTGGCAGATATGATCACGGGATATGGGGTGGCAGAGGCTGTTAACCATTATTACGCGATCTATGGAGGTGATGTAAAAGGCAAGAAAGCCATTATCCAGGGCTTTGGAAACGTGGGTTCTGCCGCGGCCTTCTATTTGTCAAAAATGGGGGTTAAGATCATAGGGATCATTGATCGTGTGGGTGGTCTTATTAATGAAGATGGCTACAGTTTTGAAGAGATGCAGGAGCTTTTCCTAAATAAAGAAGGAAATACCTTAAAGCATCCACAGCTCATTCCTTTTGAAGAGATCAATGAGAAGATATGGGACCTGGAAGCCGAGATTTTTGCACCATGTGCAGCATCACGACTTGTGACGCAGGAACAAATCGAAAGATTGATGAAGGGCGGGCTGGAAGTTATAAGCTCTGGTGCAAATGTACCTTTTGCAGATAAGGAGATCTTCTTTGGGCCTATTATGGAATATACAGATGAGCGGGTGAGTGTGATACCAGATTTTATTGCGAACTGTGGAATGGCAAGGGTTTTTGCTTATTTTATGGAACGTCGTGTCCAAATGACAGATGAGGCTATCTTTAATGATACTTCCATAACAATACGAAGCGCAATTCAAAAAACATTTGATCACAACAGTTCCAAAAAGGACATAAGCAAGACTGCTTTTGAAATTGCATTAAAACAATTGGTATAA